A genomic region of Papaver somniferum cultivar HN1 chromosome 7, ASM357369v1, whole genome shotgun sequence contains the following coding sequences:
- the LOC113294084 gene encoding F-box protein At3g07870-like codes for MEKVLPYDVVLQVFCRLPIQSIFNCKLVCKAWLGILKDPFFALQHVIYRQLINGGDHYAYDHGFLMLIIDFSIFSGFSLWYHDYVKTNEEEVGLYMPPIKRISHPTIRRYDHYCYKSIIGSCNGLICCSLSIDGDPIYICNPVTKEYLCLPKLMDSQEYESGGFGYHHSTNEYKVVRILSRRSTSVKRQVQVYTLGGTSDHGWRNKDDIRYVFSRRGGIFVNGEIYWLSYDSTIVAFNIADEKFHEVISLPPSITDDFGLPLFEVDGCLCVVEYLRDDKKNDVWLLRKRTGNDLSGKEFHTLSWRKEFSISTSMFIFPLSITKGGGLLIWQDGECLCYDPKHGIAQHIGHSNNEYIFEVIPHTNSLVSLKALVDERPDRIRRE; via the coding sequence ATGGAGAAGGTATTGCCATATGATGTTGTCCTACAGGTATTTTGCCGATTACCTATTCAATCGATCtttaattgtaaactagtttGCAAAGCATGGTTAGGTATTCTTAAGGATCCCTTTTTCGCACTACAGCATGTCATATATCGCCAGCTTATTAATGGTGGTGATCATTATGCTTATGACCACGGCTTCCTTATGTTAATTATAGATTTTTCAATCTTCAGCGGTTTTTCACTTTGGTATCACGATTATGTTAAGACTAACGAAGAGGAGGTCGGATTGTACATGCCACCAATCAAGAGGATCAGTCATCCTACTATTCGGAGATACGATCACTATTGCTACAAATCTATTATTGGTTCTTGCAATGGTTTAATTTGTTGTTCTTTAAGTATTGACGGCGATCCTATCTATATTTGTAACCCTGTCACCAAAGAGTACTTGTGTCTTCCCAAATTGATGGATTCTCAGGAGTACGAGTCTGGAGGATTTGGCTACCATCATTCAACTAATGAATACAAGGTCGTTAGAATTTTAAGCAGAAGAAGCACCTCTGTGAAACGACAGGTCCAAGTATATACTCTTGGTGGTACTAGTGATCATGGATGGAGAAACAAAGATGATATTAGGTATGTATTTTCCCGTCGAGGGGGCATCTTTGTGAATGGAGAAATTTATTGGTTGTCTTATGACAGCACAATTGTGGCCTTCAATATAGCTGACgaaaaatttcatgaagttatcaGTTTGCCACCTTCTATAACGGATGATTTCGGCCTTCCCCTTTTTGAAGTGGACGGATGCTTGTGTGTTGTAGAATATTTGAGGGATGATAAGAAAAATGACGTGTGGTTGTTAAGAAAGAGAACTGGTAATGATTTGAGCGGGAAAGAATTCCATACTTTGAGTTGGAGGAAGGAGTTCAGTATCTCAACTAGTATGTTCATTTTTCCACTCTCTATTACAAAAGGCGGTGGACTCTTGATCTGGCAAGATGGTGAGTGTCTTTGTTATGATCCAAAACATGGGATTGCGCAACACATTGGACACAGTAATAACGAATACATATTTGAGGTAATTCCACATACAAACAGTTTAGTTTCGTTGAAAGCTCTAGTTGATGAAAGGCCTGACAGGATAAGAAGAGAATAA